A stretch of the Theileria equi strain WA chromosome 1, complete sequence genome encodes the following:
- a CDS encoding hypothetical protein (encoded by transcript BEWA_020870A) yields the protein MGGSHSKPQVTIKLSYKPINDPITYPEDSKLITVTRSFYPTGSTQDFYRYTHKWDGKYRLAEIQDDTGVKIQRINEYGQNVASVAAYYWKHDKTGPGQKPSKVLLVEVVQKGGKKYSYYAKNAAGYSPPWHSVVKDTNETYKDEFLETYLDEQNCKHSHAVTIDLTKSNSKQGNRYCCPAHSPKGTSGRISVEEVQVRCREHSGSVSYYKHSVNTSGGVRVAAIKYYTVGVKRKRINIPDLNLPTKQSVSVSVFYSDDGGKDPVLIYVESTGGQDVKSWYQKGNDGSISSNDNEEWTQVGLDITLDKLTKPIDCGDSNFIKLVEVLQKAGCSGLQECVRTIDPAHLGQNGVQQELAPGQPGARGHSSGGIRAIFQKILDTIKSHPAEIGGVLGGLATGGVVTGVTVCKMFSLPLVVVETLPSGILSCWYTGMLGS from the coding sequence atgggAGGATCACACTCCAAACCGCAAGTGACCATTAAACTCTCATACAAGCCAATCAATGACCCTATCACATATCCCGAAGATAGTAAGCTTATTACTGTCACGAGATCTTTCTATCCTACTGGATCTACACAGGATTTCTACAGGTACACTCATAAGTGGGATGGAAAATACAGACTTGCAGAGATACAGGATGATACTGGCGTAAAGATCCAAAGGATTAATGAATACGGTCAAAATGTTGCATCAGTTGcagcttattactggaagcaTGACAAGACAGGTCCTGGTCAGAAGCCTAGTAAGGTTCTCCTAGTTGAAGTGGTACAAAAAGGTGGAAAGAAGTACTCTTATTATGCCAAGAATGCTGCTGGTTATAGTCCCCCTTGGCATTCAGTCGTGAAAGATACTAATGAAACATATAAGGATGAATTTCTTGAGACTTATCTGGACGAACAAAACTGTAAACATAGCCATGCAGTCACTATTGATCTTACCAAGAGTAATTCTAAGCAAGGAAATAGATACTGTTGTCCTGCTCATAGCCCTAAGGGTACTAGCGGGAGGATCTCAGTTGAGGAAGTACAAGTTCGTTGTAGAGAACATTCTGGCTCTGTTTCATATTACAAACACTCTGTTAATACATCTGGTGGAGTGAGGGTAGCTGCTATTAAGTACTATACTGTTGGTGTTAaaagaaagagaataaatattcctGACCTTAACTTACCCACCAAACAGTCAGTTAGTGTCTCTGTATTCTACTCCGATGATGGTGGTAAGGATCCAGTGCTCATCTATGTAGAATCTACTGGTGGACAAGATGTTAAAAGCTGGTACCAGAAAGGTAATGATGGTAGTATAAGTAGTAATGACAATGAAGAGTGGACACAAGTAGGTCTCGACATAACACTGGATAAGTTAACTAAACCTATAGACTGTGGTGACAGCAACTTTATAAAGCTTGTGGAGGTACTACAGAAGGCAGGGTGTAGCGGCTTGCAAGAATGTGTTAGAACTATTGATCCAGCACATcttggacagaatggagttcaacaaGAACTGGCACCTGGTCAACCTGGTGCTAGAGGACATAGCTCTGGTGGTATACGGGCCATTTTTCAGAAGATACTTGATACCATTAAATCTCACCCTGCTGAAATTGGAGGAGTACTAGGAGGCTTAGCCACAGGTGGAGTTGTCACCGGTGTTACTGTCTGTAAAATGTTCTCCTTGCCCTTGGTTGtggtagagactctcccctctggaatcctctcttgttggtatactggaatgctaggatCCTGA
- a CDS encoding chaperone protein DnaJ, putative (encoded by transcript BEWA_020900A) has product MTWPLIAAAIGGGLLAFRYVNKKFPNLLKQNASMLPGQNGGPFKLSRQNLQGFEQKMTLNEAYSILNISSTSSKDKIRESYKQLMMRNHPDNGGSTYLASKVNEAKDFLVK; this is encoded by the exons ATGACTTGGCCTCTGATAGCCGCCGCAATTGGCGGGGGGCTCTTGGCGTTTAGATACGTCAACAAAAAGTTCCCAAACCTCCTAAAGCAGAACGCTTCCATGCTTCCGGGCCAAAATGGCGGTCCTTTCAAACTGAGCAGGCAGAATCTACAGGGATTTGAGCAGAAAATGACACTAAACGAGGCATATAGCATTTTAAACATATC GAGTACATCCTCCAAGGACAAGATTCGAGAGTCGTACAAGCAACTCATGATGAGAAACCATCCAGATAATGGAG GTTCGACGTATTTGGCATCAAAAGTCAACGAAGCCAAGGACTTTTTGGTTAAATAG
- a CDS encoding pelota protein, putative (encoded by transcript BEWA_020890A) has product MRVLKRLKTHDGGIQLKLVVESHDDLWCLYNICFKGDVIEAFTSRKIKSEGAGSICVKQEIKKFTIKLAIESVEYTSSYDDLHISGKNASENPYIKIGQYHTVDVNIGSTVVLYKDEWNGFCEGKLSDVSNSTKQAELAFLVIDNGVATFFLLTQYTTKQVFKIYHNIPIRKSSNLRVTNNQKASETFYKLILEKLAQCLDFTVLKSVVVTGPGMIKESFLDYTRSNALNLNYTEIHKNINKFVLCNSSFADRNAITEVLANSDTSQKISSMQYMEHDKILKEVKMKLETNDDKLCIGMEDITNAVDLGAVDRVLISDFIIRNASGEKRKEIQKLVDDIKGHGGKVYFLSDAHCATEYVKNLTGIVALLRFSIE; this is encoded by the exons ATGCGGGTATTGAAGCGTTTAAAGACCCATGATGGCGGTATTCAGCTCAAGCTTGTCGTAGAAAGCCATGACGATCTCTGGTGCCTCTACAATATCTGCTTCAAGGGAGATGTGATTGAGGCGTTCACCTCAAG GAAGATCAAGAGTGAAGGCGCTGGTTCCATCTGTGTGAAGCAGGAGATTAAGAAATTTACCATCAAACTCGCCATTGAG TCCGTTGAATACACGTCTTCCTACGATgatttacacatttccgGCAAGAACGCGTCGGAAAATCCTTACATCAAG ATCGGTCAATACCATACAGTCGATGTGAACATTGGATCAACAGTTGTGCTTTACAAGGACGAATGGAATGGGTTTTGCGAGGGAAAACTCTCTGACGTTTCCAACTCAACAAAACAAGCGGAACTTGCGTTTTTG GTCATTGATAATGGCGTTGCAACGTTCTTTTTGCTCACACAGTATACCACGAAGCAGGTTTTCAAAATTTACCACAATATACCGATACGGAAAAGTTCAAATTTGCGTGTTACAAATAACCAAAAG GCATCAGAGACGTTTTACAAGTTGATTCTAGAAAAGTTGGCACAATGCCTGGACTTTACCGTCTTGAAATCAGTCGTGGTAACTGGACCAGGAATGATAAAG GAATCCTTTCTCGATTACACTCGGTCAAATGCTCTGAATTT GAACTATACCGAAATACACaagaatataaacaagTTTGTGCTTTGCAATTCCTCGTTTGCAGACAG AAATGCAATTACAGAGGTTTTAGCAAACTCTGATACATCGCAAAAGATAAGCTCCATGCAATATATGGAGCATGACAAGATTTTAAAAGAGGTTAAAATGAAGTTGGAAACAAACGACGATAAATTATGCATTGGAATGGAGGATATAACAAATGCTGTAGATTTAGGAGCGGTGGATCGCGTTCTCATTAGTGATTTCATCATTAGAAACGCATCAGGTGAAAAACGCAAAGAGATACAAAAACTGGTAGATGATATCAAAGGACACGGCGGAAAAGTCTACTTTTTATCAGACGCCCACTGTGCAACCGAGTATGTCAAAAACCTTACCGGTATAGTAGCACTCTTGCGCTTTTCAATAGAGTGA
- a CDS encoding hypothetical protein (encoded by transcript BEWA_020910A), whose product MAEEAPNSPHKQTKGLPFYSQLLYSHIRARIDRESCVLEPEKTILVRSLNPLLTASDIECLCSKDGYIRCFSYSEIHPNASSQERHKHSYYLAYDKPVEADKVFEKYSGEAPTDGILNIDCYGECNDLYESMQEYRSHYKSKDILQKYADEYMLNYDLKMELNKRLREQSITDEEGFTTVVSGPRPERVLASQKKKKSKDASDIYKLKLGSSQ is encoded by the exons ATGGCGGAAGAAGCACCAAATTCTCCGCATAAACAGACAAAAGGGCTCCCTTTTTACTCACAG CTGTTGTATTCACATATAAGAGCAAGGATAGACAGGGAATCCTGCGTGTTGGAGCCTGAAAAGACGATTCTGGTAAGGTCGCTTAATCCGCTACTCACCGCCAGCGACATTGAATGTCTATGCTCCAAGGACGGCTACATTCGCTGCTTCAGCTACTCTGAAATACATCCCAACGCTTCATCCCAGGAG AGGCACAAACACTCGTACTATTTGGCCTATGACAAACCGGTTGAGGCTGACAAAGTGTTTGAGAAATACTCTGGTGAAGCTCCTACAGATGGAATTCTCAATATAGACTGTTACGGAGAATGCAATGACCTCTACG AGTCAATGCAAGAGTACCGATCGCATTACAAAAGCAAAGATATCCTCCAGAAATACGCAGACGAGTACATGCTAAACTACGATCTTAAAATGGAGCTCAACAAAAGGCTCAGAGAACAAAGTATTACAGATGAGGAAGGCTTCACTACTGTGGTTTCTGGTCCTAGACCTGAAAGAGTATTGGCGTCCcagaaaaagaaaaagagcAAGGACGCCTCCGATATTTACAAGTTAAAACTTGGCAGCTCTCAGTGA
- a CDS encoding hypothetical protein (encoded by transcript BEWA_020860A), translated as MHLHRIPFFLFALFSLAYAKKGKDKSPEAEHVGTNSEKYTVYPFPNPVTLDISNVSNDFVHTEAQYHDWTTYVSSPVTEKNMVEVRDGNSSIWKGDGKTEKCFSVTRHIKGDLELLDLNLFTRAGKCSRKYFEKSGGSWKEMSLEEYEKNKPKSDTYTLLDGREFNVKVEYIPVENPKEPEFTPTEDEGKKNSKTPQKQPQANAQPAAKSPEAQTVADPPPEPVQPTPQGGAQTKSADKPVESPSEGSPEQTESKEASTETSDDNTSKTILDKDVKVVKPTVETYKSDQGDLTTLDIKKPNLHVINLRETLDKNEVRNRIYGRTGMSPITSVVDGGFEFYKGSTEVQTVLSFSKGSSTLLFVQYKQRLDGKWVDYFENSGGSWKSITQEEYHTKYKAMKSVEILKQLAKPHQFKTKPLPKRDTSARNAGSNTPETGKVKLQIDGIDSETYAIERSIEDNVVFVKCSSKIGKTPSEFLYGPDKIWSGKKDYHLVSSTSYLEDNLPKMALLKIIKDKSYEFVYAYKNGDAWEEENEQNHQARLEEMKKRGAKNPPKLPDDIIPPKAPEPEDKQEEKPAPTTLQESKEETSASPLPAASETSQPTSQVQQIPQEKQTVPDTKVGAPKPVPRHHFTKELVVPITLDLAKVDTNSVDVPDTTTKDGINTTYYYPKGKFYFNKIVDGTRTVWESTEEKCSPAYTISKGNVTFLALLLKKSDDETDLIYYEKKNLGWELIEKTKCEKIIEELKRPSVAPMIKEVELDLTDVDREIFVARASQKNGLTEKTFTVKEGYRLTELYELNVPIWRGENGSSCSQVTVHYDGNELELTSLSLGIESLYLHVKDGKWVGVSKDDYDVALTEMKRLASLPKARTVELDVADVDGNVFVVKEETVEGLPLKTVAPKEGYKLTEIYDINVPIWRGADKEHALSVLVCYDGEAPVSVVVNFVKADGKNVWRYHNMQGNKWSVVKKKDYENLLKKLKVSEENEDKESPNVENQVSRESKDDPNVLENKSKKPVSPNKKKDPERKATRQPRLGKDATKQ; from the coding sequence ATGCATTTGCATAGAATCcccttcttcctctttgcCTTATTTAGTCTTGCATATGCAAAGAAAGGAAAAGACAAATCACCAGAGGCAGAGCACGTGGGAACCAATTCTGAAAAGTATACAGTCTACCCATTTCCCAATCCAGTAACTCtagatatttcaaatgtGAGCAATGATTTTGTACATACAGAGGCTCAGTACCATGACTGGACCACCTATGTCTCTAGTCCAGTCACGGAGAAGAACATGGTTGAAGTTAGAGATGGAAACTCTTCCATATGGAAAGGTGATGGCAAGACCGAAAAGTGTTTTTCAGTGACTAGACACATCAAGGGGGATTTGGAACTCTTGGATCTTAACCTCTTTACAAGAGCTGGAAAATGCAGTCGCaagtattttgaaaagagtgGTGGAAGCTGGAAAGAAATGTCTTTGGAGGAATATGAGAAGAATAAACCAAAATCTGATACATATACACTTTTAGATGGAAGGGAATTCAATGTAAAAGTAGAGTATATTCCAGTAGAAAATCCCAAAGAGCCCGAATTTACTCCAacagaagatgaaggtaAGAAAAATAGCAAGACTCCTCAGAAACAACCACAGGCAAATGCACAACCTGCTGCCAAATCTCCTGAAGCTCAGACTGTTGCTGATCCTCCTCCGGAACCCGTTCAACCTACTCCACAAGGAGGGGCACAGACTAAGTCTGCAGATAAACCCGTAGAATCTCCTAGTGAAGGCTCTCCTGAACAAACTGAATCTAAGGAAGCTTCTACAGAAACTTCGGATGATAACACTTCTAAAACTATTCTTGATAAGGATGTAAAGGTTGTTAAGCCAACGGTGGAGACGTATAAAAGTGACCAAGGGGATTTGACAACGCTAGACATTAAAAAGCCAAATCTTCATGTAATAAATTTGAGGGAAActttggataaaaatgaagtAAGAAACAGAATATATGGTAGAACAGGAATGTCACCCATTACATCAGTTGTGGATGGAGGCTTTGAATTCTATAAGGGAAGCACTGAAGTACAGACTGTGCTTTCGTTTTCCAAAGGGAGTTCGACTCTCCTGTTTGTACAGTATAAACAACGTTTAGATGGTAAGTGGGTAGattattttgaaaattccGGTGGAAGTTGGAAGTCCATAACTCAGGAAGAATATCATACAAAATACAAAGCAATGAAAAGTgtggaaattttaaaacaacTAGCCAAACCACATCAGTTTAAGACAAAACCGCTGCCCAAACGGGATACTTCTGCAAGGAATGCGGGGTCAAACACACCAGAAACCGGAAAGGTAAAGTTACAGATTGATGGCATAGATTCCGAAACATATGCCATTGAGAGATCCATTGAAGACAATGTAGTTTTTGTAAAGTGTTCATCGAAAATTGGGAAAACTCCATCAGAATTTCTTTATGGCCCAGACAAAATATGGTCTGGTAAAAAGGATTACCATTTAGTATCTTCAACTAGTTATCTTGAGGATAACTTACCAAAAATGGCACTTTTAAAGATTATTAAAGACAAGAGTTATGAATTTGTTTACGcttataaaaatggtgatGCTtgggaagaagagaatgaacaaAATCACCAAGCAAGACTTGaagagatgaagaagagaggAGCAAAGAATCCACCAAAACTTCCAGATGACATCATTCCTCCGAAAGCTCCTGAACCAGAAGATAAACAGGAGGAAAAACCTGCTCCCACAACACTTCAAGAATCCAAGGAAGAGACAAGTGCTTCACCTCTACCAGCTGCATCTGAAACATCTCAACCTACTTCTCAAGTTCAACAGATTCCACAAGAGAAACAGACTGTTCCAGACACAAAGGTTGGAGCTCCTAAACCTGTTCCACGACATCACTTTACCAAAGAACTCGTAGTTCCAATTACCCTAGACTTGGCTAAGGTGGATACAAACTCAGTTGACGTTCCAGATACTACTACGAAGGATGGCATAAATACAACCTACTACTACCCAAAGGGGAAATTCTACTTTAATAAGATAGTGGATGGAACCAGGACAGTATGGGAGTCTACTGAAGAGAAATGTTCTCCAGCATACACTATCTCAAAGGGTAACGTAACATTTCTTGCTCTCTTGCTAAAAAAGTCTGATGATGAGACCGATTTAATATACTAcgaaaagaagaatctagGGTGGGAGCTCATTGAGAAGACAAAGTGTGAGAAAATAATAGAGGAACTAAAGAGGCCTTCTGTTGCTCCAATGATTAAAGAGGTGGAGCTTGATCTCACAGATGTCGACCGGGAGATATTCGTAGCCAGGGCATCTCAAAAGAATGGGCTTACAGAGAAAACATTTACCGTGAAGGAGGGTTATCGTCTCACAGAACTTTACGAGCTTAACGTTCCGATTTGGAGAGGTGAGAACGGGAGCTCTTGTTCTCAAGTTACTGTACATTATGATGGTAATGAACTTGAACTTACATCCCTATCACTTGGCATTGAATCACTATACTTGCATGttaaagatggtaaatgggttGGTGTTTCTAAGGATGACTATGATGTTGCATTGACTGAGATGAAGAGATTGGCTTCCTTACCCAAAGCCAGGACTGTCGAATTAGATGTCGCTGATGTAGACGGCAATGTCTTTGTGGTTAAGGAGGAAACTGTTGAAGGACTACCTCTCAAGACTGTTGCTCCAAAGGAAGGTTATAAACTTACTGAGATCTATGACATAAATGTGCCTATATGGAGGGGTGCAGATAAGGAGCATGCTCTGTCAGTACTAGTTTGCTATGATGGAGAAGCCCCCGTATCAGTAGttgtaaactttgtaaaggctgatggaaagaatgtTTGGAGGTACCATAATATGCAGGGTAACAAGTGGAGTGTGGTAAAGAAAAAAGACTATGAGAATCTCTTGAAGAAGCTAAAGGTTTCagaagaaaatgaagataaagagTCTCCTAATGTCGAGAATCAAGTATCACGGGAGTCTAAGGATGATCCAAATGttttagagaataaatCCAAGAAGCCTGTTTCTCCCAACAAGAAAAAAGATCCGGAAAGGAAAGCAACTAGACAGCCAAGACTTGGGAAAGATGCCACTAAACAGTAA
- a CDS encoding hypothetical protein (encoded by transcript BEWA_020880A) produces the protein MSTTIDIQNKCPLGGGSTCQENSQIRARKDVVKDATDYEYCTHYFLFGQWIGQLNYGEKPLKIWDVKIQYTPFNSRYTRSEVVTVYYRKDSNRNRIKVPLILGIKESKSDGYRWYENLGKGNTIWKEINDTSGFPKSDTDPANSQFKDKLDELACKLQNIVEINLSKDKDEEYCHSHDNDGVYTKKIKVRLNPDTFDFPNYVTFDHTPNTSDTGNNELTIGGFNIGGTPQTGFSVLNFPITATKITVFVPACDHSKPFLFHINSNDQNNKWFKNTGGDTWVDVTSNSNFNKKTPDQANEHLKTNFKTLTGNLSIQQCNAPSEVKLDIKRIPSSGRDETVYFDGKNPILVKKVDGNSIPNVFLKYSHKPVTDNSKTFTVSKDLQNKGVIGTSVHKKVKDFFVYFWESETSRPILVGITKGSDQPKYYSRRNNSNENWMNTNVVGMSEREALDDQNCNRNGAIPFEISKPEDPSQFVSKAKSSACINTTRTITGPTTNFLFVDNKYNIKEYTVHNHDNSFPGSFIGTQISRVTFGGEDTTGIKLPQGYTVSKIRVYSHEPTSAPLMLQFIKKDRIEESTWFESKDSNGLTWAKLGNRSSGFYGPDGMPTEKLTTGLDDVRCLCNNEVVMDLTKSYSEALTNYCCNSHKGTGQENITVTFQPISFITSSIPCYKHDINNGITLIGMKYYEDRDHSQRKMVVLNTKEFPIQGSLSVYTFYCMTQKPVLIYVNSPGHSSVTGWYQESTTSDNSQWNKLSNELPDEIPDNFKECDKKTKLVQLLGVLGCPNSWHCSQSSGGTTTVQVTHRTTLSSSLQGSPGDGPASKGSRSSELGSDCKGEYGVCHSPPDEQEEEGPTAGYSPEKKDEKSDKSTEEKKPEEVSAPSGAGKGAIPPGQEGSPAVPKPPQAPVSGPRGGTYKGTISSSSSHDWNSGFKKLSRKIRVRVAPLFPTSVKPIASEGTKHTQQPEASAVKPVDSDKSAPPDDQTNGEGNTAARSVPDSGTSPGSNSSDPDGWVKTTLSVLTGTLAGAGSLTGFGWWIYKRYKGDPWVRHGYSIDRLKNVPY, from the coding sequence atgtcTACTACTATAGACATACAGAATAAATGTCCGCTTGGAGGAGGGAGTACATGTCAGGAAAATTCCCAGATCAGAGCTAGAAAAGATGTAGTAAAAGATGCTACAGATTATGAATACTGTACACATTACTTCCTTTTTGGACAATGGATAGGCCAACTTAATTACGGTGAGAAGCCCCTTAAAATATGGGatgtaaaaatacaatACACTCCATTTAACTCTAGGTACACTAGATCAGAGGTTGTTACCGTCTATTATCGTAAAGATAGTAACAGGAATCGTATAAAGGTTCCTCTCATTCTTGGAATTAAGGAGAGTAAGAGTGATGGGTATAGATGGTATGAGAATCTAGGTAAAGGTAATACAATATGGAAGGAGATTAATGATACTAGTGGATTCCCTAAAAGTGACACAGATCCAGCAAACTCCCAGTTCAAGGATAAGCTAGATGAACTTGCATGTAAACTACAGAACATTGTTGAAATAAATCTctccaaagataaagatgaggaGTATTGTCATAGTCATGACAATGATGGAGTCTACACTAAGAAGATAAAGGTTCGACTTAATCCTGACACATTCGACTTCCCCAATTATGTCACATTTGATCATACTCCAAACACTTCGGATACAGGAAATAATGAGCTTACCATAGGTGGATTTAACATTGGAGGTACTCCACAAACTGGTTTCTCAGTATTGAATTTCCCTATTACAGCTACTAAGATTACGGTATTTGTGCCAGCATGTGATCATAGTAAGCCCTTTCTTTTTCACATAAATTCCAATGACCAGAATAATAAGTGGTTTAAGAATACTGGTGGAGACACTTGGGTAGATGTTACCAGTAATTCCAACTTTAACAAGAAAACACCAGACCAAGCCAACGAACATCTTAAGACAAACTTTAAAACTCTTACAGGGAATTTAAGTATACAACAATGTAATGCCCCTAGTGAGGTAAAACTGGATATAAAAAGAATTCCATCGAGTGGAAGGGATGAGACAGTATATTTTGATGGTAAGAATCCAATACTTGTTAAGAAAGTTGATGGGAACAGTATACCTAATGTATTCCTAAAGTATTCTCACAAACCTGTCACTGATAATAGTAAAACTTTCACTGTAAGCAAAGATCTACAGAATAAAGGTGTAATAGGAACAAGCGTACATAAGAAGGTTAAAGATTTTTTTGTCTACTTCTGGGAGAGTGAAACTAGTAGGCCTATCCTAGTTGGAATTACTAAGGGTAGTGATCAACCAAAGTACTATAGCAGGCGCAATAATAGCAATGAAAACTGGATGAATACCAATGTGGTTGGTATGAGTGAAAGAGAGGCACTTGATGATCAAAATTGTAATAGAAACGGTGCCATCCCATTTGAAATTAGCAAGCCAGAAGATCCATCTCAGTTTGTTTCTAAGGCAAAATCATCAGCATGTATAAACACTACCAGGACAATCACAGGTCCTACTACAAATTTCCTTTTCGTTGATAACAAATATAACATCAAAGAATATACCGTTCATAATCATGACAATAGTTTTCCTGGTAGTTTTATTGGCACTCAAATATCCAGAGTTACATTCGGAGGAGAAGATACTACTGGTATTAAACTTCCACAAGGCTATACAGTCTCTAAGATTAGGGTATACTCGCATGAACCCACTAGTGCTCCCCTGATGCTCCAGTTCATTAAGAAGGATAGAATAGAAGAGTCTACATGGTTTGAGAGTAAAGACAGTAATGGTCTTACTTGGGCAAAACTTGGTAATAGATCCAGTGGATTCTATGGTCCAGATGGTATGCCTACTGAGAAGCTTACAACTGGACTTGATGATGTTAGGTGCTTATGTAACAATGAAGTTGTTATGGATCTTACAAAGTCATATTCTGAGGCACTGACTAACTATTGTTGCAACAGTCATAAGGGTACTGGGCAAGAAAATATTACTGTAACTTTCCAACCAATTTCTTTCATTACTTCATCCATTCCATGTTACAAACATGATATTAATAATGGAATTACACTAATAGGGATGAAGTATTATGAGGATAGAGATCATAGTCAAAGAAAGATGGTAGTATTGAACACAAAAGAGTTTCCCATTCAAGGCTCACTCAgtgtctacacattctaCTGTATGACTCAAAAACCAGTTCTAATTTATGTTAATTCACCTGGACATAGTTCAGTAACTGGATGGTACCAGGAAAGTACCACTAGTGACAATTCTCAATGGAATAAGCTCTCCAATGAACTCCCTGATGAGATACCTGACAatttcaaagaatgtgaCAAAAAGACTAAACTTGTACAACTACTCGGAGTATTAGGTTGCCCTAATTCATGGCATTGTTCTCAAAGCTCTGGTGGCACTACTACAGTGCAGGTTACCCATAGAACTACTCTATCCTCATCTCTACAAGGGTCTCCTGGTGATGGACCTGCTAGTAAAGGTTCTAGAAGTAGTGAACTTGGTAGTGATTGTAAAGGAGAATATGGAGTATGTCATAGTCCACCCGATGaacaagaagaggaaggACCTACTGCTGGATATAGTCCAGAAAAGaaagatgaaaaatctGATAAATCTactgaagaaaagaaacCTGAAGAAGTTTCTGCTCCATCTGGAGCTGGTAAAGGAGCTATTCCTCCTGGTCAAGAAGGCTCTCCTGCTGTTCCTAAACCTCCTCAAGCTCCTGTTTCTGGACCTAGAGGGGGCACTTATAAGGGAACTATAAGTTCCAGTTCGTCACATGATTGGAATTCTGGCTTTAAAAAATTGTCTAGAAAAATCCGTGTTCGAGTGGCACCCCTTTTTCCAACCAGTGTTAAACCTATTGCCTCCGAAGGTACAAAACACACTCAACAACCTGAAGCTTCTGCTGTTAAACCTGTCGATAGTGATAAAAGTGCTCCTCCTGATGACCAAACTAATGGTGAAGGTAATACTGCTGCTCGATCAGTCCCTGATTCTGGAACTTCTCCAGGCTCTAACTCTTCTGACCCTGATGGTTGGGTTAAGACTACCCTTTCTGTTCTAactggtactcttgccggagctggcTCTCTTACTGGCTTTGGTTGGTGGATCTACAAACgttataaaggagatcccTGGGTTAGACATGGGTATTCTATAGACcgtttaaagaatgtaccatattga